From the Pseudarthrobacter sp. MM222 genome, one window contains:
- the folE gene encoding GTP cyclohydrolase I FolE: MTFFKDDDDDAPATTDSAAGASAKHAGNKVDRPRIEAAVREILLAIGEDPDRSGLLDTPKRVAKAYNEMFAGLHHDPAEILATTFDLDHEELVLVKDIPFYSTCEHHLVPFHGVAHVGYIPSHDGKITGLSKLARLVDMFAKRPQVQERLTTQIVEALVTHLKPRGAIVVVECEHLCMSMRGIRKPGAKTVTSAVRGQLHDPATRAEAMSLILGR; encoded by the coding sequence GTGACTTTCTTCAAAGACGACGACGACGACGCTCCCGCCACCACCGATTCGGCGGCGGGAGCGTCCGCCAAACATGCCGGCAACAAGGTGGACCGCCCCCGGATCGAGGCGGCCGTGCGGGAAATCCTGCTGGCCATCGGTGAAGACCCGGACCGTAGCGGCCTCCTCGACACCCCGAAGCGGGTAGCCAAGGCGTACAACGAGATGTTTGCGGGGCTCCACCACGATCCGGCGGAGATCCTCGCCACCACCTTCGACCTGGACCATGAGGAACTCGTCCTGGTCAAGGACATCCCCTTCTACTCGACCTGCGAACACCACCTGGTGCCCTTCCACGGGGTGGCACACGTCGGCTACATTCCGTCGCACGACGGCAAGATCACCGGCCTGAGCAAGCTGGCCCGGCTGGTGGACATGTTCGCCAAGCGCCCCCAGGTGCAGGAGCGGCTGACCACCCAGATCGTCGAAGCCCTCGTCACCCACCTCAAACCGCGCGGCGCGATCGTCGTCGTCGAATGCGAACACCTCTGCATGTCCATGCGCGGCATCCGCAAGCCCGGCGCCAAGACCGTCACCAGCGCGGTACGCGGGCAACTGCATGACCCGGCCAC